GTCGTGAACCTCGCCGCCCAGGCAGGCGTCCGCTACTCCATCACAAACCCCGACGCCTACATCCAGAGCAACCTCATCGGATTCTACAACATTCTGGAAGCCTGCCGCAGGGGCGCCGAAAAAGGCGAAGTCGAGCACCTCGTGTACGCAAGTTCCTCCAGCGTGTACGGCAGCAACAAGAAAATCCCGTACTCCACCGACGACAAAGTCGACAATCCGGTCTCACTCTACGCCGCCACCAAGAAGAGCAACGAACTCATGGCGCACGCCTACAGCAAGCTCTACAACATTCCGAGCACCGGGCTCCGCTTCTTTACCGTCTACGGCCCCGCAGGCCGCCCGGACATGGCGTACTTCGGATTCACCAACAAGCTCAAGGCCGGCAAGACCATCCAAATTTTCAACTACGGCAAGTGCAAGCGCGACTTTACCTACGTCGATGACATTGTCGAAGGCGTCGTACGCGTGATGCAGCACGCCCCCGAAAAGCGAAGCGGCGAAGACGGACTCCCCCTCCCGCCGTACAAGGTCTACAACATCGGCAACAACCACCCGGAAAACCTGCTCGACTTCGTGACGATTCTCCAAGAAGAGCTCGTCCGCGCGAAGGTACTCCCCGCCGATTACGACTTCGAAGCCCACAAGGAACTTGTGCCCATGCAGCCCGGTGACGTTCCCGTGACCTACGCCGACACGACCGCTCTGGAACAGGATTTCGGCTTCAAGCCCGCCACCCCGCTCCGCGAAGGTTTAAGGAAGTTCGCGGAATGGTATGCGGAGTATTATGGGAAGGAAGAGTAGCGGGAAAATACTATAAAAAAGAACATAGCATACCTATAAAATCACCATTTACTATATTATTTGTGCAACAATCATCATTAATTAGACTCTATTCATTATGAACGATATTCAGCATATTTTTATTATTGGAAGTAAAGGTATCCCCGGAGCGTATGGTGGATACGAAACCTTCGTTGATAAATTGACAGAATATCAGGAAAATGACAAACGCTTCAAATATCACGTAGCGTGTAAATCAACAGAAAATGGCGAATTTGAGTATCACAACGCCCATTGTTTCAATGTAAAAGTTCCCCCAATTGGTGCAGTAGCGGCAATCATTTATGATATCCAAGCCCTTTTGCAAAGCATCCGCTACATAAAAAAAAATAACATACAACACCCTATTATATATTGTCTAGCTTGTCGTATCGGTCCCTTCATGCGCATATTCCAAAAAAAAATTCACGCACTGGGAGGAAAACTATATGTGAATCCGGATGGTCATGAATGGCTTCGAGCAAAGTGGTCTCTGCCTGTCCGAAAATATTGGAAATTCAGCGAAAATCTGATGGTCAAATATGCAGACTTACTCATTTGTGATTCCAAGAACATCGAAAAATACATTCGCGAAACATACGCCAAATATAAACCAAACACTACATACATCGCTTACGGAGCAGAAATCCGCAAAAGCCACCTCGCTGATGACGACAAAACTTTCGTAAACTGGCTTGACGAAAAAGGTCTACAGCCCAAACAATATTATCTAGTTGTCGGTCGTTTCGTTCCTGAAAACAATTACGAAACGATGATTCGCGAATTCATGGCAAGCAAGACTACGAAGAATTTTGCATTAATCACGAACGTAAACAAGAGGTTCTTGGAAAAGCTCAAGAAAAAGACTCATTTCGACAAAGATCCCCGCATCAAGTTCGTTGGCACTGTTTATGACCAAGAACTTTTGATGAAAATTCGTGAACAAGCATATGCCTACTTTCATGGTCACGAAGTCGGCGGGACCAACCCAAGCTTGCTAGAAGCGCTCGCCAGTAGTGACTTAAACCTTCTTTTGGACGTGGGATTCAACCGAGAAGTAGCTGAAGACGCAGCAATATATTGGACAAAACAACCTCATAGTTTAGCGACAACCATAGAAGAAGCTGATCAACTCAATAGCGAAGTAATCAGCCACCTCGCTTCAGCAAGCACAAAAAGAATAACTGATGCCTACAATTGGAATTACATTTCCAATCAATACATTCTTATATGGAACAGCACCCTACAATAGTTAGAACGTCTTTTTGCTTATGAAGATACTACTCATAGACCAAATTGCCAAGGTGAATTTTAGATATACGTATTCCCTTGCGAATGGACTTATCAAAAACGGGATCGAT
This window of the Fibrobacter sp. UBA4297 genome carries:
- a CDS encoding NAD-dependent epimerase/dehydratase family protein; the protein is MLDKNVILNGKAVLVTGAAGFIGCNLCKKLLNDYNCAELVGLDSITDYYDVNIKHERLKEIEALATATGKKWTFIKANLADKAAIDSLFEKYHFAVVVNLAAQAGVRYSITNPDAYIQSNLIGFYNILEACRRGAEKGEVEHLVYASSSSVYGSNKKIPYSTDDKVDNPVSLYAATKKSNELMAHAYSKLYNIPSTGLRFFTVYGPAGRPDMAYFGFTNKLKAGKTIQIFNYGKCKRDFTYVDDIVEGVVRVMQHAPEKRSGEDGLPLPPYKVYNIGNNHPENLLDFVTILQEELVRAKVLPADYDFEAHKELVPMQPGDVPVTYADTTALEQDFGFKPATPLREGLRKFAEWYAEYYGKEE
- the cps2T gene encoding beta 1-4 rhamnosyltransferase Cps2T, coding for MNDIQHIFIIGSKGIPGAYGGYETFVDKLTEYQENDKRFKYHVACKSTENGEFEYHNAHCFNVKVPPIGAVAAIIYDIQALLQSIRYIKKNNIQHPIIYCLACRIGPFMRIFQKKIHALGGKLYVNPDGHEWLRAKWSLPVRKYWKFSENLMVKYADLLICDSKNIEKYIRETYAKYKPNTTYIAYGAEIRKSHLADDDKTFVNWLDEKGLQPKQYYLVVGRFVPENNYETMIREFMASKTTKNFALITNVNKRFLEKLKKKTHFDKDPRIKFVGTVYDQELLMKIREQAYAYFHGHEVGGTNPSLLEALASSDLNLLLDVGFNREVAEDAAIYWTKQPHSLATTIEEADQLNSEVISHLASASTKRITDAYNWNYISNQYILIWNSTLQ